A stretch of DNA from Polyodon spathula isolate WHYD16114869_AA unplaced genomic scaffold, ASM1765450v1 scaffolds_493, whole genome shotgun sequence:
CACAGGTCTCCTCCCCGGTGTTCGAGGAAATCCCCGTGGTCATCGTCACCTCAcctgacacaaacacagacacaatcgCTGGCTCATCGCCCAGCAACCAGAACGCACACAACATGGAGGGTGCAGGACCTGATGAGAAGGTAGTGGCACGGCCACCACAGAGCAGAGCGGGGGCCAGGGCAACCCCGGAGAACACACCCGAGGGTTCGGGGGTGAGAGAGCATGTGAAGAAATCCTCCTGCAGCCACAGGTGGAGCGTACCCCTGCTCAAGAAGACAAGGAAGAGCCGGCGGCTCTCCAGTCAGCGCTCGAAGGACTCTCTGCGCAGTCTGCCGAGCCCCAAGCCACTGGCAGGGAGGAGGCGTCTCTATGGGGCTGACTATGATGCTGCTGCTGAGTCTCTGCCAGTGAGGAACGTGAGCCAAGCAGGGCTGCGGGAGACTG
This window harbors:
- the LOC121308169 gene encoding uncharacterized protein LOC121308169, with the protein product MGLSHNVFQQQEDAEMEDLKQRCQESVLGRVRRILSVQEPLDSTLHRPTFYRRSSELSSVFFPLGDHVPHARRPFFGMEERGHRLHRFGSRDGNVMPNVEHLSTLRETSSPDSPATQVSSPVFEEIPVVIVTSPDTNTDTIAGSSPSNQNAHNMEGAGPDEKVVARPPQSRAGARATPENTPEGSGVREHVKKSSCSHRWSVPLLKKTRKSRRLSSQRSKDSLRSLPSPKPLAGRRRLYGADYDAAAESLPVRNVSQAGLRETDIFESTSEENIDQTRD